Below is a window of Thermofilum sp. DNA.
TGCGCGGGTAGGTGAGTGGGTCTCCCACAGCGTCTATGTGTATATGTGCTCTCTCGAGACCTTTCTCACGGATAACGTGAAGCGTGTACTGGACCAGGTAATCTTTGTCTACCTCGAACTCTACCTGCCTCAAGCGAGAGTTAGGGCCCGAGTCGACACTACAAAATATGCAAGAGAGAGGGCAAAAGCTCGTGGGCCTGACCTGGAGCAGGTTTGTCCCACGGTCGATTACCCCAAAGGCTACGTGCCCGAGGAGAGGGATCTCTTTCTCGATTCGGAGGAAACGGCGCATAGTCGATCCTTCGGCTCATCCGAATAAGGAAATTTCCTCCTCTTCCTTTTCCTCCCTTTTCCTCTCTAAAATCCTTTTAAGTCGCCCAATTAAGCTTTCTCTCTCCCCCTCAAAGGGGCTCGCGAACATTTCCCGGAGAGTTTTTAGGTGGAGGTACTTCCGGAGGACGACTATAAGGGTTCCGGCGAGCACGCTAGCACCCAGAATCGCTAGAAGAGCCTGGGTCGCTGAAAGCGTCAGAAGCGGCGTGTCGATGAGCACGTCGAGGATTACTTCTCGCGATTTTTCTGAGGGGGAGAGCACTCCCGCGTACGTGAACCCTCTGTAGCTTACGTGCAAGGATATATTGCTGGAAGGCGGGAGAGGTACGCGGTAGAGAACCGCTACTCCGTCATCCCCTGTGGTGCTGGTCAAATTCACTACTCCTGACGGACTACTTACCCTCACGAGGACCTTGGCGCCAGAGACGGGCTTTCCGAGCAGGTTTTTCACAGTGATTTCTAAAGCCTTCACGTTCACCGTAACTGTGATGTTGCCGGTCTTCAGCTCGCTAGCTGAAACCTTGCTCCGAGCGACTTCCACGTTTGAGCACTTCACTGAAATGAGTAGATCCGAGAGAGGAACATGCTTGATCTCGAGCATCCAGCCGCTCAGGTCGGCTGCGTAGTTGAGATATGGTGATGAAAGCGTTGCTGTGCAGCCGCTCACAGGCTGCCCGTCAAGGTCTACAAACTTCACAGCTATATCGTATATCGGCACCCTGAGGGCCAGAACTCCCCCTCCTGCGCTGAGCTCTACCGAGTAGGAGAAGGTGTCGTAAGAGTACTCTATCTGTACTATCGCGCCTAGAGGAAGGTACCCTAGATCGCCGGTAACGCTCTCTCTGGGAGAATCCAGGTACCGCGAAAGCAGTAGAACTCCGAGGCTCTTCACGGTAACTTTACTCCTCTCCGGTAAGGTGCTGGAGCCCTCAGCCTGCACGCTTACTCTTACTCTAGCGATGCTCACGGATACCTCTCTGAAAATAGTGCTGTCGGATCCCTGAACTTCAAAGGAGCTCCGACCTATCGCCCTGCCTAGTTTTTCGCTGAAAATCTCGAGCTCGTAGCGGCCTAGCGGCATGCTGTTTAACACGATCGCCCCGCTAGTGAGCCTCTCGCTGAAGAACCTTCCTAGAGGGTCGGTCAGCTGAGCAACGAGGGTTTCGTCACTCACTATCTCGCCCCTGGCATCTAGGACCTTCAGCTTAACGATGCTTGCTACCGGCAGCATGACCGTGTAGGTGTTGTTTTTCTCCGTGACATCTACATACAGCTCGCTCGAAAGCCTGCCAGAGAGGTATACTTTAATCGTATACCTACCCAGAGGCGCGTAAGTGAGGTCGATAATGTTGCTTCTAAGGAGGTCTGCAGAAGCTATACGCGTGCCATTGAAGAAGAGTTCCGCGCTTCCGTTGATTCCTGTAGCTGGAACCCCGCCAAGAGCTTGTAGCACGAAAGCGAGCCTAGATAGTAGAGGAAGCCTTACCTCGATAGCCCCTGTATCGCACCCTACGGTGGACTCTCCGTTCACTGCGAGCACGATGTCTTGAACCCAGGCAAACTGAACCCTGTACTTTATAACGCCGAAGGGCAGCAAGACTATCTGGCCGCTCCTGGCGATTAGCCGGTAAGGCTCTATGTAGAGTTCAACTGACTGGTCTCTAAGATCTCTTCTCTCAGCGGTGCGTACGAAGAAACCCACGTACGCAGTCCTCGTGTTTATATGTATCTGCGAGCCGGAAGCGTTAAGGTCTACCGTGCCCGCGTATATAACTCGATTAAGCCACCTGACTTCCAGCGAGTAGTTCCCGGGAAGAGGGTACTCCACGATGCAGGTGAAGTTCGGGAAGCATGAGAATTCCCGGGAAAAGTTGATGCCCTTTAGGAGGATGGTTGGCGGCTGTAGGGGGGCTTGGATTACGTTTTCTCCTTTACAGGTCTTCAAATGTACCGTAGCGTTGAGTAGTGTTTGATTGCTGAAGATGTGCATGCTCGTGGGTTTTTCCGCGCTTTGGACTGCTGCAGCTTTTACAGCTAGCGCAAGGATGACTAGCACGGCTAGCAGGGCTCCGGATCTCAGGGTGCCCACGCCACTACCCTACTTGCGCGAAGTCACGCCGTATATAAGAGCTTGCCCGCGCGGAGAGTTTTCCACTACTTGTAGCATACGAGAGATTCGCCGCATTTCTCACAATACCGAACTATGCAGGATCGCGGCCGCCAGCCTGACAAAAGAACATAAAACAGTGTGGCTTGGTGAGCAAGTGGCGTGGCTATGGCTGCGGATCAGGGGGCTCTGGCGAAATATC
It encodes the following:
- a CDS encoding carboxypeptidase-like regulatory domain-containing protein gives rise to the protein MGTLRSGALLAVLVILALAVKAAAVQSAEKPTSMHIFSNQTLLNATVHLKTCKGENVIQAPLQPPTILLKGINFSREFSCFPNFTCIVEYPLPGNYSLEVRWLNRVIYAGTVDLNASGSQIHINTRTAYVGFFVRTAERRDLRDQSVELYIEPYRLIARSGQIVLLPFGVIKYRVQFAWVQDIVLAVNGESTVGCDTGAIEVRLPLLSRLAFVLQALGGVPATGINGSAELFFNGTRIASADLLRSNIIDLTYAPLGRYTIKVYLSGRLSSELYVDVTEKNNTYTVMLPVASIVKLKVLDARGEIVSDETLVAQLTDPLGRFFSERLTSGAIVLNSMPLGRYELEIFSEKLGRAIGRSSFEVQGSDSTIFREVSVSIARVRVSVQAEGSSTLPERSKVTVKSLGVLLLSRYLDSPRESVTGDLGYLPLGAIVQIEYSYDTFSYSVELSAGGGVLALRVPIYDIAVKFVDLDGQPVSGCTATLSSPYLNYAADLSGWMLEIKHVPLSDLLISVKCSNVEVARSKVSASELKTGNITVTVNVKALEITVKNLLGKPVSGAKVLVRVSSPSGVVNLTSTTGDDGVAVLYRVPLPPSSNISLHVSYRGFTYAGVLSPSEKSREVILDVLIDTPLLTLSATQALLAILGASVLAGTLIVVLRKYLHLKTLREMFASPFEGERESLIGRLKRILERKREEKEEEEISLFG